The Podospora bellae-mahoneyi strain CBS 112042 chromosome 7, whole genome shotgun sequence genome includes a window with the following:
- the PDS5 gene encoding Sister chromatid cohesion protein pds5 (EggNog:ENOG503NWDV; BUSCO:EOG09262PMC; COG:D) gives MAPRRSAAEEVEEEESETELVALHFNESLTWRPGKPIPLDKLLKHLNTLSKELEELDQEVVDPNSLTRVAKEVASHQILSHKDKGVRAYAACCVVDILRLCAPDAPFTPTQMKDIFNLTVTSIIPALFDPSNPYNTQHKYVLRSLTEIKSVVLLLDVDGSDSLLLALFSNIFDGVSGVKSASGEQVAKDVEFSMAEMLGVLIDEAATLPAKVVDIIMAQFLRAAGPGAGRRRRDHVQIDDNQATLLAKDEPEAYQIAKNLCQTFPDKMARFVSQYFSDVIVDATSFAARPGGHKGADDEDGDEGPSGPSESDLKELSKAHDLIRELWKAAPQVLQNVVPQVDAELSADNVHLRQLATETLGDMISGIGAAGPPPPPVLDPAAYPPLNMDAEENVEAQGLNTFTKPLSAMSFPQTHSLVFHNFLSRKNDKASAIRAAWTTAVGYILSTSAGGIGLSREDEATLIQGLGEKLSDSDEKVRLAAVKAIESFGFRDVILKLGPNGGVSREGSILSTLADRCRDRRPAVRVAAMSLLGKLWAVGTGELLAGNEAVTAALDGVPSRIYNAFYANDAEVNALLDRVIFECLIPLNYPPAKKTSKSANGSSQSQAAAAAAAAADADAIRAERILLLVRSLDPMAKKAFFALQARQPQFAQILETYIKQCELFNGGVMDDNADKKQANLHKTVRYIAQFLPNSPQSVQDLLKFAKANDRRNRGLVRYIIGQEYDFKTVHNALKELIKRIQGGKDSTIHETLLPILYRSGRFIFNRSHLATIMDYSKSNKDGLGSAAHEVLNEISQRNPDLFKTHIGQLCKDLVDQAPTENRENDPSVAETLKACSTYARKYPKDVPMDRDFVHSLVSFALYGQPPKVAKHAVNILLSKQDSKSTVYAQDLLQRIFKDWTYGSKHFLNKLSAVSQLELLAPKVAQDAEDKILEMIQKILLEVRTEAGDKDPEWVDDAELEEECQAKCLALKSLANKLRSMEADEAKENGAKIWKMLLSLVHNKGEMTKTKNTPKHHRSRLRLLAAQLILKLCIQKHFDELLTPEDFNTLALTTQDAAQEVRHGFVRKLQKYLADDRLRTRFYTMIFSMAFEPNAEFKLRTETWVRSRARHYEGTHQHVLEAVLPRLFSLLAHHPDYSSDPDELVDHARYILFYVSLVATESNLGLLSKYAERAKQTQDALDPKSTGHRVLCDLTQAVIRKWQEKKNWTFNAWPDKVGLPKGLYGPLKSHTEAQEISEKVLVPDEIDEKLDDLLRAMDRKKKRKSTTDGSAESRPAAKKSRVQPKEPRIKEARKIATPKPKKPSKPKKAPSSPKRSAISDANRRRSGRSMAKGNQSYMERDSSEDDEEMLDGVAEWAYENGEEDKEAGSDEEVETGNEGKKGDDENSSELSEPEEVEEDEEEGDVEMTDEKTAEEEMEEEQEVEADDEKEEEAEVEVEEEEEEAPPPSKANGRKGRSAAAATKEKEKTKPAAKEKAPAAAKKQTTLPTRTSGRATRGRAAAA, from the exons ATGGCGCCTCGCCGGAGCGCTGcggaagaggtggaagaggaggaatccGAGACCGAGCTCGTCGCGCTGCATTTCAACGAGTCGCTGACATGGCGTCCTGGCAAGCCAATTCCCCTCGACAAGCTGCTCAAGCATCTCAACACCCTGTCCAAAGAACTGGAGGAGCTCGACCAAGAAGTCGTCGACCCAAACTCGTTGACAAGGGTTGCAAAGGAGGTCGCATCACATCAAATATTGAGCCACAAGGACAAGGGTGTACGAGCATATGCTGCTTGCTGTGTTGTTGATATCCTTAGACTATGCGCACCCGATGCGCCTTTTACCCCCACCCAGATGAAG GACATTTTTAACCTTACCGTCACATCTATCATTCCAGCCTTGTTCGACCCTTCGAATCCATACAACACACAGCACAAATATGTCCTTAGATCTCTCACCGAAATCAAGAGTGTCGTTCTTTTGCTTGATGTGGACGGCAGcgacagcctcctcctcgccctcttttCCAATATATTCGACGGTGTATCAGGGGTCAAGTCAGCTTCGGGAGAGCAAGTGGCAAAGGATGTCGAGTTTAGCATGGCCGAAATGCTCGGGGTGCTGATAGATGAGGCCGCCACTCTTCCAGCAAAGGTCGTGGATATCATCATGGCCCAGTTTCTAAGAGCAGCTGGCCCCGGGGcgggcaggaggaggcgcgACCATGTGCAAATCGACGACAATCAAGCGACACTCTTGGCCAAGGATGAGCCCGAGGCTTACCAAATAGCCAAGAACTTGTGCCAGACATTCCCCGACAAAATGGCGAGGTTCGTCAGCCAGTATTTCAGCGACGTTATTGTTGACGCTACTTCGTTTGCCGCTAGGCCCGGCGGACATAAGGgagctgatgacgaggatggcgacgAGGGCCCATCGGGACCCTCTGAATCGGATCTGAAGGAGTTGAGCAAGGCACACGATTTGATTCGGGAGTTATGGAAAGCGGCACCTCAGGTTCTCCAAAATGTTGTTCCTCAGGTCGATGCCGAATTATCAGCCGACAATGTGCATTTACGCCAACTGGCAACGGAGACATTGGGAGACATGATATCGGGAATTGGTGCTGCAgggccaccaccgccgccggttCTGGATCCTGCTGCCTACCCACCACTCAACATGGACGCCGAGGAGAATGTTGAAGCTCAGGGACTGAACACTTTCACCAAGCCACTCTCTGCCATGTCCTTCCCGCAAACACACAGTTTGGTTTTCCACAATTTCCTCAGCAGGAAAAACGACAAAGCCTCAGCCATCAGAGCTGCCTGGACGACGGCAGTAGGATATATTTTGTCAACGTCTGCCGGTGGCATCGGGCTCAGTCGTGAAGACGAGGCTACCCTGATCCAAGGCCTTGGAGAGAAGCTCTCAGACAGCGATGAGAAGGTCAGACTGGCAGCTGTTAAGGCGATCGAGTCATTTGGCTTCCGCGATGTTATTCTCAAGCTGGGGCCCAACGGGGGCGTGTCCAGAGAGGGATCCATTCTGTCAACTCTGGCCGACCGTTGTCGTGACCGAAGACCGGCTGTGAGGGTGGCTGCCATGTCCTTGTTGGGAAAACTTTGGGCCGTTGGAACTGGGGAACTGCTTGCTGGAAATGAGGCCGTGACTGCAGCGCTCGACGGTGTTCCAAGCCGCATCTACAATGCATTTTATGCCAATGATGCCGAGGTCAATGCCCTGCTGGACCGCGTCATCTTTGAGTGCCTGATCCCTCTGAACTACCCGCCAGCAAAAAAGACCTCCAAGTCTGCGAATGGAAGCTCACAATCAcaggctgctgccgccgccgccgccgccgcggaTGCTGATGCTATCAGAGCAGAGAGGATATTGCTTCTTGTGCGATCTCTCGACCCAATGGCCAAGAaagccttcttcgccttgcAAGCGAGGCAGCCACAGTTCGCCCAGATCCTCGAGACATACATCAAGCAATGCGAGCTGTTCAACGGGGGTGTCATGGATGACAACGCGGACAAGAAACAGGCCAACCTTCACAAGACGGTCCGGTATATCGCGCAGTTCTTGCCAAACTCCCCACAGAGCGTTCAAGATCTGCTGAAATTCGCCAAGGCCAACGATCGGCGGAATCGTGGGCTTGTCAGATACATCATCGGGCAGGAGTATGATTTCAAGACAGTCCACAACGCTCTCAAGGAACTCATCAAACGGATTCAGGGTGGGAAGGACTCGACAATTCACGAGACACTGCTTCCCATCCTTTACCGATCTGGCCGCTTCATCTTCAACCGCAGCCACTTGGCCACCATCATGGACTACTCCAAGTCTAACAAGGATGGCTTGGGCAGCGCTGCACATGAGGTTTTGAACGAAATCTCACAACGCAACCCTGATCTTTTCAAGACACACATCGGCCAGCTCTGCAAGGATCTGGTAGATCAGGCGCCTACCGAGAACCGGGAGAACGACCCGTCTGTTGCGGAAACGTTGAAGGCTTGTTCGACATATGCCAGAAAGTATCCAAAGGATGTTCCTATGGACCGGGACTTTGTCCACAGTTTGGTCAGCTTCGCCTTGTATGGCCAGCCGCCAAAGGTGGCCAAGCATGCCGTGAATATCCTGCTGTCAAAACAGGACAGCAAGAGCACTGTGTATGCTCAAGATCTTCTTCAGCGCATTTTCAAGGACTGGACGTATGGTTCCAAGCACTTTCTCAACAAGCTCTCGGCCGTGAGCCAGCTCGAGCTCCTTGCCCCGAAGGTTGCCCAGGACGCAGAGGATAAGATCCTCGAAATGATCCAGAAGATCCTTCTCGAGGTGCGAACGGAGGCCGGCGACAAGGACCCAGAATGGGTGGACGATGCTGAGTTAGAGGAGGAGTGCCAAGCCAAGTGTCTGGCGCTCAAGTCTCTGGCAAACAAGCTGAGGAGCATGGAAGCCGATGAGGCAAAGGAAAACGGAGCCAAGATCTGGAAGATGCTTCTTTCGCTGGTTCACAACAAGGGCGAGAtgaccaaaaccaaaaacacACCAAAGCATCACAGATcccggctgcggctgcttgctgctcaACTTATCCTCAAGCTCTGCATTCAGAAGCATTTCGACGAGTTGCTCACCCCTGAAGACTTCAACACGCTGGCCTTGACCACACAGGACGCTGCTCAGGAGGTCCGTCACGGCTTTGTGAGGAAACTGCAGAAGTATCTTGCCGATGACAGGCTGCGGACCCGGTTTTATACCATGATCTTTTCGATGGCCTTTGAGCCCAACGCGGAGTTCAAGTTGAGGACCGAGACTTGGGTTCGGTCAAGAGCGCGGCATTATGAGGGCACACACCAGCATGTGCTCGAGGCTGTTCTCCCCCGTCTCTTCTCGCTCCTTGCGCATCATCCAGACTATAGCTCTGATCCGGATGAGCTGGTTGATCACGCGAGGTATATTCTCTTTTACGTCAGCTTGGTTGCCACTGAGTCCAATTTGGGGTTGCTGTCCAAGTATGCGGAGCGTGCGAAGCAAACACAGGATGCGCTTGATCCGAAGAGCACCGGCCATCGGGTCTTGTGTGACTTGACTCAAGCAGTCATTCGCAAAtggcaggagaagaagaactGGACGTTTAATGCCTGGCCTGACAAGGTTGGGCTGCCGAAGGGGCTGTATGGTCCTCTCAAGTCGCACACGGAGGCGCAGGAGATTTCGGAGAAGGTGCTGGTGCCGGATGAGATTGATGAGAAGTTGGATGATTTGCTTAGGGCGATGGATCGCAAGAAG AAGCGCAAATCAACCACTGATGGCAGCGCTGAATCCCGTCCAGCAGCCAAGAAATCCCGAGTCCAACCCAAAGAGCCCAGGATCAAAGAAGCACGGAAAATTGCCACGCCAAAACCCAAGAAGCCCTCCAAGCCGAAAAAggcaccatcctcccccaagaGATCGGCAATTTCAGATGCCAATAGGCGTCGCTCGGGACGGTCAATGGCAAAGGGCAATCAGTCCTACATGGAGCGGGACTCGtcagaagatgatgaggaaatGCTGGATGGGGTGGCGGAGTGGGCATATGagaatggcgaggaggataagGAGGCGGGCTCGGATGAGGAAGTAGAGACCGGGAATgaagggaagaagggggatgatgagaacaGCAGTGAACTTTCTGAACCTGAGGaagtggaagaggatgaggaagagggcgatgTGGAAATGACCGATGAGAAGACAGCCGAAGAAGAgatggaagaagaacaggaggttgaggcggatgatgaaaaggaagaggaggcagaggtggaggttgaagaagaggaggaagaagcaccaccgccttcaAAGGCTAatggaaggaaggggagatcagctgctgctgccacaaaggaaaaggaaaagacgAAACCAGCTGCGAAGGAAAAGGCGCCGGCTGCGGCAAAGAAGCAGACTACATTGCCGACGAGGACGTCTGGAAGGgcgacgagggggagggctgctgctgcttag
- a CDS encoding hypothetical protein (EggNog:ENOG50KOG4826; COG:S): MRKSITSRLVRLPLEAARQTPQRSFPAIFARGGTSNGLVMFEHDLPPRSHWPSVLPKVMGSPDPHGRQLDGMGSGISSTSKICVLSPPSRKDVDVDFTFVQVGIKDGVLDMGGNCGNLSSVVGPVAFDHGLVKRRGVGFRKEGAEEEMVGCVRIFNTNTGKVVESRFRVGGNPLRFDSEGGYEMDGVGGRGSRVVMRFLEPGGAKTGRTLPTGRGVDVLRLRGGGGLEASLVDVGNPGVFVRVDDLGVEGWERLTPGRVEGDEDLKGKLEEIRQAGAEMMGLDPRVESVPKVVMVFPPEVTAREGGKGANIKCLALSMGQAHKAAPLTLALCLGAAARLEGTIPNQLAVGLDAESGVVTIEHPSGKLDVGVTVEDGKIVSAELHRTARVLMKGKVYY, from the coding sequence ATGAGAAAATCCATCACCTCCCGCCTCGTGCGCCTCCCCCTCGAAGCAGCCCGGCAAACACCCCAACGTTCCTTCCCCGCCATCTTCGCCCGCGGCGGGACGTCAAACGGTTTAGTCATGTTCGAGCAcgacctccctccccgatcTCACTGGCCTTCTGTCCTGCCCAAAGTAATGGGTTCCCCAGATCCTCATGGTCGACAACTCGACGGGATGGGATCGGGGATCTCGTCCACGTCCAAGATCTGCGTGCTTTCCCCCCCGAGCAGGAAGGATGTAGATGTGGACTTCACGTTTGTTCAGGTTGGTATCAAGGACGGGGTGCTGGACATGGGGGGGAATTGTGGGAATTTGAGCAGTGTTGTTGGGCCTGTGGCGTTTGATCACGGgctggtgaagaggaggggggtggggttcaGAAAagagggagcggaggaggagatggtggggtgtGTGAGGATATTTAATACTAATAcagggaaggtggtggagagtaGGTttagggttggggggaaTCCGTTGCGGTTTGACAGTGAGGGGGGGtatgagatggatggggttggtgggagggggagtaggGTTGTGATGAGGTTTTTGGAGCCGGGGGGGGcgaagacggggaggacgCTGCCTACGGGGCGGGGGGTGGATGTGCTtaggttgagggggggtggggggttagAGGCGAGTTTGGTTGATGTGGGCAATCCGGGGGTTTTTGTGAGGGTGGATGATTTaggggttgaggggtgggagaggttgacgccggggagggtggagggggatgaggatttgaaggggaagctggaggagattAGGCAGGCGGGggcggagatgatggggttggatcCGAGGGTTGAGAGTGTGCCGaaagtggtgatggtttttCCTCCTGAGGTGACGGccagggaaggggggaagggggcgaATATCAAGTGTTTAGCGCTGTCGATGGGGCAGGCGCACAAGGCGGCTCCGTTGACGCTGGCGTTGTGTCttggggcggcggcgaggctGGAGGGGACGATTCCAAATCAGCTTGCGGTAGGGCTGGATGCTGAGAGTGGCGTTGTTACTATTGAGCACCCGAGTGGTAAGCTTGATGTGGGAGTTACGGTTGAGGACGGGAAGATTGTCTCGGCCGAGCTGCACAGGACTGCCCGGGTGCTGATGAAAGGGAAGGTTTATTACTAG
- a CDS encoding hypothetical protein (EggNog:ENOG503PG5S) — protein sequence MDHFNATVKDGKLVNTRRGLQVSRQKFNGISFVNTSAQDSSSSGTQSFRLTKESPSKSTSLLEIKFADTSNELQSAGAATSVQEGQGRTPNFSFVSETGQQHQAKKQPRRRATPKPKGQQDHRRNSASPYLSSPDSRPPSRSSVATPPPRLEETAFQFFGSSFPTSQRQPQLHQQPFLSPTIQEYHAPQQQHLQVNSLTAITSPPLPSPWPPAESATYPPPFSPSQSGWELFHHYNTHHLPLQLYPYEDIVTYNPARSDNNESSIGFSDIAAFHCVLMCGAIAEAVLNRQHHLASESETEPRGFAYHISKICAILNKKLDGSEGGGVDAITLHCIAMLAWMGCYVGRLDHWDMHMRGLQKVLDVLGGLTSLPTWVVRRIHTADLKGATALASTPYLPLTRSLIPSATTAILPPAQLAHTTHTINSILQPLDIHLSVITTLITLSNFTSAVHLARQSTTSSMRFDPYIFTEELQSVTYDLLTLPNPLSKHSEETPLDITPTLEQALRISSLLLLKDLLPDHPRNLGGYTTLVGLLRHHLQIITQVVSPTHNLLVDPQLRQHHGRKKELRQVLTWVCLVGDVATQRAKQNDCRYREASDNTVLEEDQKEYSREIFQSCLVSVFGPDNNTEDLALVDLFKLGDVICKKGDDLEGVVSLLG from the exons ATGGACCACTTCAATGCGACTGTCAAGGATGGGAAACTGGTTAATACTCGTCGCGGACTTCAAGTGTCGCGGCAGAAGTTTAATGGGATATCGTTTGTGAATACCTCAGCTCAGGATTCTTCGTCTTCTGGCACACAATCGTTTCGGTTGACGAAGGAGTCTCCTTCAAAGTCCACATCTCTTTTAGAGATCAAATTCGCCGATACAAGCAACGAGTTACAGTCTGCTGGGGCAGCTACAAGTGTacaagaagggcaaggtcGAACGCCAAATTTCAGCTTCGTGTCGGAAACGGGACAACAGCaccaggccaagaagcaacCACGGCGAAGAGCAACTCCAAAGCCAAAGGGACAGCAAGACCACCGAAGAAACTCGGCCTCACCATATTTGTCTTCTCCCGACTCTCGTCCACCATCCCGGTCATCTGTTGCTACACCACCGCCTCGGTTGGAAGAGACAGCATTCCAGTTCTTTGGCTCTTCTTTTCCAACCTCACAACGGCAGCCTCaactccaccaacagccttttctctctcctaCAATTCAGGAGTATCATgccccccagcagcagcatctaCAGGTCAATAGCCTTACTGCCATTACCTCTCCACCACTACCGTCGCCTTGGCCGCCAGCCGAATCAGCCACCTACCCCCCACCgttctccccttcccagtCCGGCTGGGAGCTCTTCCACCACTACAACACTCACCACTTGCCTCTCCAGCTCTACCCCTACGAAGACATTGTGACCTACAATCCCGCACGCTCAGACAATAACGAGAGCTCTATCGGCTTCTCTGATATCGCCGCTTTTCACTGCGTTCTAATGTGTGGGGCAATAGCTGAGGCTGTCCTAAACCGTCAGCACCACTTGGCATCTGAATCCGAGACGGAACCAAGAGGGTTTGCATATCACATATCGAAGATATGCGCCATATTGAACAAGAAGCTAGACGGGagtgagggtggaggggtggatgCGATAACACTGCATTGTATTGCGATGTTGGCTTGGATGGGG TGTTATGTGGGAAGGCTAGATCACTGGGATATGCACATGCGAGGACTCCAGAAAGTGCTCGATGTACTAGGAGGGCTAACAAGCCTGCCAACGTGGGTGGTAAGGAGGATACACAC CGCCGACCTCAAAGGAGCCACAGCCCTCGCCTCAACTCCCTATCTCCCGCTCACCCGCTCTCTAATTCCCTCAGCCACAACCGCTATCCTACCACCAGCCCAACTAGCTCACACTACCCACACGATCAACtccatcctccaacccctcgaCATCCACCTCTCCGTCATAACAACCCTAATCACCTTGTCAAACTTCACCTCAGCAGTCCATCTAGCCCGACAGTCAACTACCAGCTCCATGAGATTCGACCCCTACATCTTTACAGAAGAACTCCAATCCGTCACATACGACCTTCTCACCCTGCCCAACCCACTCAGCAAACACTCGGAAGAAACACCTCTAGACATTACACCAACTCTCGAACAAGCCCTCCGTatatcctccctcctccttctcaaagacctcctccccgaccaCCCCCGCAACCTCGGCGGTTACACCACTTTGGTCGGCCTACTTCGACACCATCTCCAGATTATCACTCAGGTTGTTTCACCAACACACAACCTACTTGTCGATCCACAACTCCGGCAACATCAcggaagaaagaaagagctGAGACAGGTACTGACCTGGGTCTGTCTAGTGGGTGATGTAGCAACTCAGAGAGCAAAACAAAATGACTGCCGCTACCGAGAAGCTAGCGACAACACCGTTCTTGAGGAAGATCAAAAGGAGTATTCACGGGAGATATTTCAGAGTTGTCTAGTCTCCGTTTTTGGTCCTGATAATAACACTGAGGATCTCGCCTTGGTCGATCTATTCAAGTTGGGAGATGTTATATGCAAGAAAGGGGATGATCTTGAAGGGGTTGTTTCACTACTTGGATGA
- a CDS encoding hypothetical protein (EggNog:ENOG503NUDX) translates to MSNKPIFVATHPRACSTAFERVFMTRHDILHCVHEPFGDAFYYGPERLSERFEDDEEGRKKSGFSQITYKDVVDQIFDPAASEGKRIFIKDITHYLLPPHQKPVSIPPSLSSFASPADSNNPTVLPISLLREFHFTFLIRHPRRAIPSYYRCTIPPLSSKTGFHNFMPSEAGYDELRRLFDYLLAEGLLLPPSDKANGHKHDEDAVKITVIDADDLLDHPAEIIQRYCEDVGIDYDPKMLKWDDDEQHKRAKEAFEKWNGFHDDAIGSTELKPRVNGPKILTEEEENAQWKEKYGEEGQRLIRETVDANVADYEYLKQFAVKV, encoded by the exons ATGTCGAACAAACCCATCTTCGTGGCCACCCACCCCAGGGCCTGTTCAACGGCCTTTGAGCGCGTCTTCATGACCAGACATGATATCCTTCACTGTGTCCACGAGCCATTCGGTGATGCCTTCTACTACGGTCCTGAGCGTTTGAGCGAACGTttcgaagatgatgaagagggccGCAAGAAGAGCGGTTTCTCCCAGATCACTTACAAGGATGTTGTCGACCAAATATTCGACCCTGCCGCCAGTGAG GGCAAACGCATCTTCATAAAAGACATCACCcactacctcctccccccacacCAAAAACCAGTCAGCATTcctccatccctctcctcctttgcctctCCAGCAgactccaacaacccaaccgtcctccccatctccctccttcgCGAATTCCACTTCACCTTCCTCAtccgccacccccgccgcGCAATTCCCTCTTATTACCGGTGCACAATCCCACCTCTGTCATCCAAAACTGGTTTCCACAATTTCATGCCCTCGGAAGCCGGCTATGACGAGCTCCGTCGCCTCTTCGACTACCTTCTCGCTGAAGGCCTTCTCCTACCCCCATCCGACAAAGCCAACGGCCACAAGCACGACGAAGATGCCGTGAAAATCACAGTCATTGACGCCGAcgacctcctcgaccacCCCGCAGAAATCATCCAGCGGTACTGCGAGGACGTGGGGATCGATTATGACCCTAAAATGCTCAAatgggacgacgacgagcagCACAAGCGAGCCAAGGAGGCGTTCGAGAAGTGGAACGGCTTTCACGACGATGCCATTGGGAGCACAGAGTTGAAGCCGAGGGTGAACGGGCCG AAGATCCTAaccgaagaggaagaaaacgCCCAATGGAAAGAGAAGTACGGCGAGGAAGGGCAAAGGCTGATCAGGGAGACGGTCGACGCCAACGTGGCCGATTACGAGTACCTCAAACAGTTCGCCGTCAAGGTTTAG